The following coding sequences are from one Spea bombifrons isolate aSpeBom1 chromosome 13, aSpeBom1.2.pri, whole genome shotgun sequence window:
- the LOC128470975 gene encoding olfactory receptor 11L1-like, with protein MSPRNQSRVTEFILLGFGNLDGANIVLFIFFLSIFLLTIAGNVLIILLVLCSNHLQSPMYFFLSHLSFSDILLSTNTVPNMLGAILLGRKIMTLLGCLIQFYIFSGATITECFLLSVMSYDRYLAICNPLRYTSIMDSNSQVYLSTIPWLLGFMLNLISVIPISNFQFCDGNIIDHFYCDFSPLQKLSCSDTFLAEFVIFVFSTPIFICPCGFIIVTYVFIFITILRIPSTTGRQKTFSTCSSHLLVVGTFYGTLITKYMIPSTGHSLLVNKIISLLHTVFTPLLNPIIYSLRNQDIKVALKKTFVG; from the coding sequence ATGTCACCAAGAAACCAGTCAAGGGTCACAGAGTTCATTCTTCTGGGATTCGGAAACCTTGACGGAGCCAACATTgttcttttcatattttttctaaGTATCTTCCTTCTTACAATAGCTGGAAATGTTCTTATAATTCTATTGGTTCTGTGCAGTAATCACCTTCAGTCCCccatgtacttcttcctcagTCATCTTTCCTTCTCTGACATTTTACTCTCAACAAATACTGTTCCCAACATGCTTGGCGCCATCTTACTGGGTAGAAAAATAATGACTTTACTTGGATGTTTAATCCAATTTTATATCTTCAGTGGGGCAACTATTACAGAATGTTTTCTGCTTTCAGTGATGTCCTATGATCGATATCTCGCTATATGCAACCCCTTGCGCTACACTTCAATCATGGACTCCAACAGCCAAGTTTACCTTTCTACCATTCCATGGCTGTTAGGCTTTATGCTCAACCTAATATCTGTCATACCTATATCTAACTTTCAGTTCTGCGACGGCAACATCATCGATCATTTCTATTGTGACTTTTCTCCTCTCCAAAAACTTTCATGCTCTGACACTTTTCTTGCAGAATTTGTAATCTTTGTGTTTTCTACTCCTATATTTATTTGTCCGTGTGGTTTTATCATCGTGACTTATGTGTTTATCTTTATTACAATACTCAGGATCCCGTCCACGACTGGTAGACAGAaaaccttctccacctgcagttCTCATCTACTTGTCGTGGGCACTTTCTACGGGACATTAATAACTAAATACATGATACCTTCTACAGGTCATTCTTTGCTTGTGAATAAGATTATTTCTCTACTTCATACTGTGTTTACCCCCTTACTTAACCCTATAATATACAGCTTAAGAAATCAGGATATCAAGGTTGCCCTGAAGAAGACTTTTGTAGGCTAG
- the LOC128470976 gene encoding olfactory receptor 11L1-like → MSPRNQSRVTEIILLGFGNLDGANIVLFIFFLSIFLLTIAGNVLIILLVLCSNHLQSPMYFFLSHLSFSDILLSTTTVPNMLGAILLGRKIMTLLGCLTQFYIFSGTTITECFLLSVMSYDRYLAICNPLRYTSIMEYKCRVHLSTIPWLLGFMLNLIGFIPISNFQFCDGNIIDHLYCDVSPLQKLSCSDTFLVEFVIFVFSTPIFICPCGFIILTYVFIFITILRIPSTTGRQKTFSTCSSHLLVVGTFYGTLITKYMIPSTGHSLLVNKIISLLHTVFTPLLNPIIYSLRNQDIKVALKKNFVG, encoded by the coding sequence ATGTCACCAAGAAACCAGTCAAGGGTCACAGAGATCATTCTTCTGGGATTCGGAAACCTTGACGGAGCCAACATTgttcttttcatattttttctaaGTATCTTCCTTCTTACAATAGCTGGAAATGTTCTTATAATTCTATTGGTTTTGTGCAGTAATCACCTTCAGTCCCccatgtacttcttcctcagTCATCTTTCCTTCTCTGACATTTTACTCTCAACAACTACTGTTCCCAACATGCTTGGTGCCATCTTACTGGGTAGAAAAATAATGACTTTACTTGGATGTTTAACTCAATTTTATATCTTCAGTGGCACAACTATCACAGAATGTTTTCTGCTTTCAGTGATGTCCTATGATCGATATCTCGCTATATGCAACCCCTTGCGCTACACTTCAATCATGGAGTATAAATGCCGAGTTCATCTTTCTACCATTCCATGGCTGTTAGGCTTTATGCTCAACCTAATAGGTTTCATACCTATATCTAACTTTCAGTTCTGCGACGGCAACATCATCGATCATTTATATTGTGACGTTTCTCCTCTCCAAAAACTTTCATGCTCTGACACTTTTCTTGTAGAATTTGTAATCTTTGTGTTTTCTACTCCTATATTTATTTGTCCGTGTGGTTTTATCATCCTGACTTATGTGTTTATCTTTATTACGATACTCAGGATCCCTTCCACCACTGGTAGACAGAaaaccttctccacctgcagttCCCATCTACTTGTCGTGGGCACTTTCTATGGGACATTAATAACTAAATACATGATACCTTCTACTGGTCATTCTTTGCTTGTGAATAAGATTATTTCTCTACTTCATACTGTGTTTACCCCCTTACTTAACCCTATAATATACAGCTTAAGAAATCAGGATATCAAGGTTGCCCTGAAGAAGAATTTTGTAGGATAG
- the LOC128470977 gene encoding olfactory receptor 11L1-like: MSSRNHSVITEFILLGFGNLHSFKVVFFVMFLIIFLLTVIGNILIIVLIWCSNHLHSPMYFFLSHLSICDLLLTMNTVPNMLGSILLGAKLITFLDCMTQLYFVSGTTVTECLLLSVMSYDRYLAICNPLRYCSIMDQRCQICLSVLPWLLGFLLNLIGIVLVSMFQFCDSNAIDHFYCDLSPLQKLSCSDTSSAELAVFVFSTPIFICPCGFIILTYIYIFMTILKIPSTRQKAFSTCSSHLIVVGTFYGTLIIKYMIPSIGHSLLVNKIISLIHSVFTPLFNPIIYSLRNQDIRVALRKIGAGKRHHQDHRK, translated from the coding sequence ATGTCTTCACGGAACCATTCGGTCATCACCGAGTTCATTCTTCTGGGATTCGGAAACCTTCACAGCTTCAAAGTTGTCTTCTTTGTTATGTTCTTAATTATTTTCCTCCTAACAGTAATCGGAAATATCTTGATCATAGTATTGATTTGGTGTAGCAACCACCTTCATTCACccatgtacttcttcctcagcCACCTTTCCATTTGTGATCTCCTACTCACAATGAATACGGTTCCCAACATGCTTGGCTCAATCTTGCTTGGTGCGAAATTAATAACTTTTCTTGACTGTATGACCCAATTGTATTTTGTTAGTGGCACCACTGTTACAGAATGTCTCCTGCTTTCAGTGATGTCCTACGACCGATATCTTGCTATATGTAACCCCTTGCGTTATTGTTCAATCATGGACCAAAGATGTCAAATCTGTCTGTCCGTCTTGCCTTGGCTGTTGGGTTTTCTGCTTAATCTAATAGGCATCGTACTCGTATCCATGTTTCAGTTCTGTGATAGCAACGCCATCGATCACTTCTATTGTGACCTTTCCCCTCTCCAAAAACTTTCATGCTCAGACACCTCTTCGGCAGAACTAGCCGTCTTCGTGTTTTCTACTCCTATATTTATTTGTCCGTGCGGATTTATCATTCTGACCTACATATATATCTTCATGACAATACTGAAGATTCCATCCACAAGACAGAAGGCCTTTTCGACCTGCAGCTCCCACCTCATTGTTGTGGGGACATTCTATGGGACATTAATAATTAAGTATATGATACCATCTATAGGTCATTCATTACTTGTGAACAAAATTATTTCTCTGATACATTCTGTTTTCACCCCCTTATTCAACCCAATAATATACAGTCTAAGAAATCAGGATATCAGGGTCGCCCTAAGAAAAATTGGTGCCGGAAAAAGACACCATCAAGatcatagaaaataa